One segment of Leptodactylus fuscus isolate aLepFus1 chromosome 7, aLepFus1.hap2, whole genome shotgun sequence DNA contains the following:
- the SLC25A29 gene encoding mitochondrial basic amino acids transporter isoform X2 — protein sequence MMGLTFINALVFGVQGNAIRYLGSDTPLNQFLAGAAAGSIQCVICCPMELAKTRMQLQGTGEYKSKSKNYKNSLDCLVKIHRKEGLRGINRGMVTTFLRETPSFGFYFLTYDYLTRYLGCEINDNYIIPKLLFAGGMSGIVSWLSTYPIDVIKSRMQADGIGGVTNYNGILDCVRKSYQVEGWRVFTRGLTSTLLRAFPVNAATFATVTLFLMYMRSENTIKECDTGPAIQQPSSM from the coding sequence ATGATGGGTCTGACCTTTATCAATGCACTTGTGTTTGGAGTCCAAGGAAACGCTATCAGATACCTCGGTTCCGACACTCCATTAAACCAGTTTCTGGCTGGAGCAGCCGCTGgctccatacagtgtgtaatctGCTGTCCGATGGAACTGGCAAAGACCAGGATGCAGCTCCAAGGAACCGGCGAATACAAATCAAAATCCAAGAACTACAAGAATTCTTTGGACTGTTTGGTCAAGATTCACCGCAAAGAAGGACTGAGGGGAATCAACAGAGGCATGGTTACCACATTCCTCAGGGAGACCCCAAGCTTTGGCTTTTACTTTTTAACCTATGACTATCTCACCAGGTATCTTGGCTGTGAAATCAATGACAATTACATCATCCCCAAACTGCTGTTTGCTGGTGGCATGTCAGGTATTGTGTCGTGGCTGTCAACTTACCCTATTGATGTTATCAAATCAAGAATGCAAGCAGATGGTATTGGAGGAGTCACTAACTACAATGGTATTCTTGACTGTGTCAGAAAGAGCTACCAAGTGGAAGGTTGGAGAGTATTTACCAGGGGGCTGACGTCAACGTTGCTCAGAGCCTTTCCTGTCAATGCTGCCACGTTTGCTACTGTCACTCTGTTCCTTATGTACATGAGGTCAGAAAATACCATTAAGGAATGTGACACTGGCCCAGCAATACAGCAGCCAAGCAGCATGTAG
- the SLC25A29 gene encoding mitochondrial basic amino acids transporter isoform X1, whose protein sequence is MALDFLAGCAGGAAGVLVGHPFDTVKVRLQVQSVSKPLYRGTIHCFQSIIKQESAWGLYKGVGSPMMGLTFINALVFGVQGNAIRYLGSDTPLNQFLAGAAAGSIQCVICCPMELAKTRMQLQGTGEYKSKSKNYKNSLDCLVKIHRKEGLRGINRGMVTTFLRETPSFGFYFLTYDYLTRYLGCEINDNYIIPKLLFAGGMSGIVSWLSTYPIDVIKSRMQADGIGGVTNYNGILDCVRKSYQVEGWRVFTRGLTSTLLRAFPVNAATFATVTLFLMYMRSENTIKECDTGPAIQQPSSM, encoded by the exons GTACGACTCCAGGTTCAGAGTGTGTCCAAACCCCTTTATCGAGGGACCATTCATTGCTTCCAATCCATTATCAAACAGGAATCG GCATGGGGACTCTACAAAGGCGTCGGTTCACCAATGATGGGTCTGACCTTTATCAATGCACTTGTGTTTGGAGTCCAAGGAAACGCTATCAGATACCTCGGTTCCGACACTCCATTAAACCAGTTTCTGGCTGGAGCAGCCGCTGgctccatacagtgtgtaatctGCTGTCCGATGGAACTGGCAAAGACCAGGATGCAGCTCCAAGGAACCGGCGAATACAAATCAAAATCCAAGAACTACAAGAATTCTTTGGACTGTTTGGTCAAGATTCACCGCAAAGAAGGACTGAGGGGAATCAACAGAGGCATGGTTACCACATTCCTCAGGGAGACCCCAAGCTTTGGCTTTTACTTTTTAACCTATGACTATCTCACCAGGTATCTTGGCTGTGAAATCAATGACAATTACATCATCCCCAAACTGCTGTTTGCTGGTGGCATGTCAGGTATTGTGTCGTGGCTGTCAACTTACCCTATTGATGTTATCAAATCAAGAATGCAAGCAGATGGTATTGGAGGAGTCACTAACTACAATGGTATTCTTGACTGTGTCAGAAAGAGCTACCAAGTGGAAGGTTGGAGAGTATTTACCAGGGGGCTGACGTCAACGTTGCTCAGAGCCTTTCCTGTCAATGCTGCCACGTTTGCTACTGTCACTCTGTTCCTTATGTACATGAGGTCAGAAAATACCATTAAGGAATGTGACACTGGCCCAGCAATACAGCAGCCAAGCAGCATGTAG